In Providencia zhijiangensis, a single window of DNA contains:
- the queC gene encoding 7-cyano-7-deazaguanine synthase QueC, which produces MKRAVVVFSGGQDSTTCLIQALKYYDEVHCVTFDYGQRHRLEIDIAQKLSLQLGAKAHKVLDVTLLNELAVSSLTRDNIPVPDYEESEASGLPSTFVPGRNILFLTLAAIYAYQVKAEAVITGVCETDFSGYPDCRDEFVKALNHAVSLGLAKDIRFETPLMWLDKAQTWALADYYGHLETIRTQTLTCYNGIPGDGCSECAACHLRSKGLNYYLNNKQAVMDSLLKQLNATK; this is translated from the coding sequence ATGAAACGTGCTGTTGTTGTCTTCAGCGGAGGGCAAGACTCAACAACCTGCCTAATTCAAGCACTCAAATATTATGATGAGGTTCATTGTGTCACCTTTGATTATGGTCAACGCCACCGCTTAGAAATCGATATTGCACAAAAGCTCAGCCTACAATTAGGCGCAAAAGCGCATAAAGTTCTCGATGTCACTCTGCTTAATGAGCTAGCGGTTAGTAGCTTAACCCGTGATAATATTCCGGTTCCTGACTATGAAGAGAGTGAAGCCAGCGGGTTACCAAGCACATTTGTACCCGGACGTAACATTCTATTCCTAACACTTGCCGCTATCTATGCCTACCAAGTTAAAGCGGAAGCAGTGATCACTGGTGTCTGTGAAACTGACTTTTCAGGTTATCCCGACTGCCGTGACGAGTTTGTCAAAGCGCTCAATCATGCAGTTAGTCTAGGCCTAGCAAAAGACATTCGTTTCGAAACACCACTTATGTGGTTAGACAAAGCGCAAACTTGGGCTCTTGCTGACTATTATGGTCATCTGGAGACTATCCGCACTCAAACTCTCACTTGCTACAATGGTATTCCTGGTGATGGCTGTTCCGAATGTGCAGCCTGCCATTTACGCAGCAAAGGCTTGAATTATTATCTTAATAATAAACAAGCCGTTATGGATTCATTACTCAAGCAACTCAACGCAACGAAGTAA
- a CDS encoding Lrp/AsnC family transcriptional regulator: protein MLDKIDKKLLCLLQNDSSLSLNSLAEAVNLTSTPCWKRLKRLEDEGYIRGRVTLLDGEKLGLGLTVIVMIKTQQHNSEWYAQFVSFVEKLPEVLVFYRMAGEYDYLMQVEVHDMKSYDLFYKKLVNGVHGLIDVTSSFAMEKIKYTTVLPIPD from the coding sequence ATGCTGGATAAAATAGATAAAAAACTACTTTGCTTATTACAAAATGACAGCAGCCTATCATTAAACTCATTAGCCGAAGCCGTCAATTTAACCTCGACACCGTGCTGGAAGCGACTTAAGCGGTTAGAAGACGAAGGATATATTCGAGGACGTGTCACGCTATTAGACGGTGAAAAGCTGGGGTTGGGGCTGACGGTGATTGTCATGATTAAAACCCAACAACATAATAGCGAATGGTATGCGCAATTTGTTTCATTTGTAGAAAAATTACCAGAAGTTTTAGTGTTTTATCGCATGGCCGGTGAGTATGACTATCTGATGCAAGTCGAAGTTCATGATATGAAATCCTATGATCTATTTTATAAGAAACTGGTCAATGGCGTTCATGGATTAATTGATGTAACTTCCAGTTTTGCAATGGAAAAAATAAAATACACAACCGTGTTGCCAATTCCTGACTAA
- a CDS encoding SmdA family multidrug ABC transporter permease/ATP-binding protein, translating into MRLFSQLRWYFISEWRRYVGAICFLVVIAILQMIPPRFVGVIVDGISKGSMTNQQLLTYVLSMLGIALTVYGLRYVWRLWLFGASYKLAVRLRQQIYQQLSLQNQPFYLKYRTGDLIARTTNDVDRVVFAAGEGVLTLVDSLVMGCAVLIMMSIEISWQLTLLALIPMPIMALVIKRYGDQLHHRFKHAQGAFSSLNNHAQESLTSIRMIKAFGLENHQSNQFEQVATEAGRRNMHVAKIDARFDPTIFMAIGMANLLAIAGGSWMVLNDTLTLGELTSFVMYLGLMIWPMLALAWMFNIVERGSAAYSRILSLLDEPLVIKDGSQSLLAEKGELNVNIRTFSYPETQRHALHDIQFNVKPGGFLGLCGPTGSGKSTLLTVLQRHFDVNDGEIIYQNKLLTDIRLDEWRARLSIVNQSPFLFSDSVANNIALGQPNATMEQIEEAARVACVHEDILRLPEGYQTQVGERGVMLSGGQKQRISIARAILQNAEILILDDALSAVDGQTEHTILQNLSRWRQGRTLIISAHRLSALVDADNILVLCHGGIVAKGTHKVLSQQSGWYSDMYHYQQIEAALDGDL; encoded by the coding sequence GTGCGATTATTTTCACAATTACGTTGGTATTTTATAAGCGAATGGCGTCGCTATGTTGGCGCGATTTGTTTTCTTGTGGTCATTGCTATTCTACAAATGATCCCACCGCGCTTTGTTGGTGTGATAGTGGATGGTATTAGCAAAGGGTCGATGACGAATCAACAGCTTTTGACATACGTATTATCCATGCTCGGAATTGCTTTAACCGTTTATGGGTTGCGTTACGTTTGGCGTTTATGGCTATTTGGCGCTTCCTACAAATTGGCTGTCCGATTAAGACAGCAAATTTATCAGCAGCTTAGCTTACAAAATCAGCCATTTTATTTGAAATATCGCACGGGAGATCTTATCGCACGAACCACAAATGATGTGGATCGTGTGGTATTTGCTGCAGGTGAAGGCGTCTTAACTCTTGTTGACTCCTTGGTGATGGGATGTGCGGTCCTTATCATGATGAGCATAGAAATAAGTTGGCAGCTCACACTCCTTGCATTGATCCCGATGCCCATTATGGCGCTGGTCATTAAGCGTTATGGGGACCAGCTTCATCACCGTTTTAAACATGCACAAGGTGCTTTTTCATCGTTAAATAACCATGCACAAGAGAGCTTAACCAGTATCCGAATGATCAAAGCATTCGGTCTTGAAAACCATCAATCCAATCAATTTGAGCAAGTTGCCACTGAAGCTGGGCGAAGAAATATGCATGTCGCGAAGATTGATGCTCGTTTCGACCCAACCATTTTTATGGCGATTGGAATGGCAAACTTATTAGCCATCGCGGGTGGAAGCTGGATGGTGTTGAATGACACATTAACCCTTGGTGAGCTTACCAGCTTTGTGATGTATTTAGGGCTGATGATCTGGCCGATGCTTGCTCTTGCATGGATGTTTAACATTGTTGAACGAGGAAGTGCAGCGTATAGCCGGATTTTAAGCTTATTAGACGAGCCATTAGTGATTAAAGATGGTAGTCAAAGCTTGCTTGCGGAAAAAGGCGAGTTAAACGTCAATATCAGAACATTTTCGTATCCTGAAACCCAGCGCCATGCTTTGCATGATATCCAGTTCAACGTAAAACCAGGTGGATTCCTTGGATTATGTGGGCCAACGGGGTCGGGAAAATCGACATTACTTACTGTATTACAACGTCATTTTGATGTGAATGACGGTGAGATTATTTATCAGAATAAATTACTGACAGATATTCGACTCGATGAGTGGCGGGCAAGGTTATCAATAGTGAATCAATCTCCATTCCTATTTTCTGATTCGGTCGCAAACAACATCGCTCTTGGGCAGCCTAATGCAACAATGGAGCAAATAGAAGAAGCGGCTCGAGTGGCTTGTGTGCATGAAGATATTTTACGTCTACCAGAAGGGTATCAAACCCAGGTGGGAGAGCGTGGCGTTATGCTTTCAGGGGGGCAAAAACAGCGGATTTCCATAGCCCGTGCAATTTTACAAAATGCAGAAATTCTTATTTTAGATGATGCGTTATCTGCGGTTGATGGGCAGACAGAGCACACCATTTTGCAGAATTTGAGTCGTTGGAGGCAAGGGAGAACGTTGATCATTAGCGCCCATCGACTATCCGCCTTGGTAGATGCCGATAATATTCTTGTACTATGCCATGGTGGCATAGTTGCCAAAGGCACTCATAAAGTACTTTCCCAGCAATCTGGTTGGTACAGCGATATGTATCATTATCAGCAAATCGAAGCTGCTTTGGACGGTGATCTATGA
- a CDS encoding SmdB family multidrug efflux ABC transporter permease/ATP-binding protein, with product MSQRKPLWPALKRLLSYGKPYRGTMGVAITMLWLAAAAEVSGPLLISYFIDNMVAKKQIIMPLTLYMVIGFIALQIIAALLHYHQKILFNQASVGVVQNLRTDVMNAALRQPLSAFDKQPVGQIISRVTNDTEVIKDLFVMVVPTIFRSLALICAMLVAMFSLEWRMASIAVLIFPAVLVVMLVYQRLSTPIVRRVRAYLADINNGFNEVINGMTVIQQFLQQARFGKKMLEASEDHYHSRMKALKLDGLLLRPLLSLFSACVLCGLLLLFGFDGTSTVGVGVLYVFINYLGRLNEPLIELTSQQSMLQQAVVSGERVFELMDSPQQGYGENIAPLQGGAIEIKHLSFAYRDDKKVLDDINLSVPEHHFVALVGHTGSGKSTIANLIMGYYPWQEGEILLDGRDLNSLSHQVLRNGIAMVQQDPVVLAASFFDNVALGRDVSQEKVWEVLETVQLAQHVRELPDGLDSLLGEQGNTLSVGQRQLLAMARVLVVTPKILILDEATANIDSGTEQAIQKALRVIRRNTTLVVIAHRLSTIVDADQVVVLHRGMIVEQGNHAELLLQEGRYYQMYQLQQVGESLNSRDEAAAEALLV from the coding sequence ATGAGCCAGAGAAAGCCGCTTTGGCCAGCATTAAAACGCTTATTATCTTACGGTAAACCTTACCGCGGTACCATGGGGGTAGCGATTACCATGCTATGGTTGGCTGCTGCCGCAGAAGTTAGTGGGCCCTTACTGATTAGCTACTTTATTGACAATATGGTGGCGAAAAAACAGATCATTATGCCGCTAACGCTGTATATGGTGATTGGGTTTATTGCGTTGCAAATCATTGCTGCACTTCTTCATTACCATCAAAAAATTCTGTTTAATCAAGCTTCAGTTGGCGTGGTGCAAAATCTACGGACCGATGTGATGAATGCGGCTCTGCGCCAGCCATTAAGTGCTTTTGATAAGCAACCCGTGGGGCAGATTATTTCTCGTGTTACCAACGACACTGAAGTGATCAAAGATTTGTTTGTTATGGTTGTACCAACAATCTTTCGCAGTTTGGCATTAATTTGTGCCATGCTAGTCGCCATGTTTTCTTTAGAGTGGCGAATGGCATCCATTGCGGTACTCATTTTCCCAGCGGTTCTGGTTGTAATGTTGGTTTATCAGCGACTTAGCACGCCAATTGTGCGCCGTGTTAGGGCCTATCTTGCAGATATTAATAATGGTTTCAATGAAGTCATTAATGGTATGACGGTTATCCAGCAATTTTTACAGCAAGCCAGATTTGGCAAAAAAATGCTGGAAGCAAGTGAAGATCACTATCATTCCCGAATGAAAGCATTGAAATTAGATGGACTATTACTCAGACCACTGCTGAGTTTGTTCTCTGCCTGTGTGCTATGTGGGCTATTGTTACTATTTGGATTTGACGGTACTAGCACTGTGGGTGTCGGGGTTTTGTATGTTTTCATTAATTATTTAGGTCGTTTAAACGAACCATTAATTGAGCTAACATCTCAGCAATCCATGTTGCAACAAGCGGTTGTATCCGGTGAACGTGTTTTTGAATTGATGGATAGCCCACAGCAAGGTTATGGCGAAAATATTGCGCCATTACAGGGAGGGGCAATTGAGATAAAACACCTCTCTTTTGCTTATCGGGATGATAAAAAAGTCCTCGATGACATTAATTTATCCGTCCCAGAACACCATTTTGTGGCACTCGTTGGGCACACGGGAAGTGGAAAAAGTACCATTGCAAACTTAATCATGGGGTATTACCCATGGCAGGAAGGGGAAATTTTACTGGATGGACGAGATTTAAATTCACTTTCCCATCAAGTATTACGAAATGGTATTGCTATGGTGCAGCAGGACCCAGTAGTACTCGCAGCTTCATTTTTTGATAACGTGGCACTAGGGCGCGATGTTTCCCAAGAAAAAGTGTGGGAAGTCCTTGAAACTGTACAATTAGCTCAGCATGTCCGTGAATTGCCTGATGGATTAGATTCGTTGTTAGGTGAGCAAGGAAACACTTTATCCGTTGGGCAACGACAGTTATTAGCGATGGCACGAGTACTCGTCGTAACACCGAAAATTCTGATATTGGATGAAGCGACCGCGAATATAGACTCTGGTACTGAGCAGGCAATTCAAAAGGCGTTACGTGTTATTCGTCGAAACACTACGCTGGTGGTGATAGCTCATCGCTTATCGACGATTGTGGATGCTGACCAAGTTGTTGTTCTTCATCGAGGAATGATCGTTGAGCAAGGAAATCATGCTGAGCTTCTCCTGCAGGAAGGCCGCTATTACCAAATGTATCAATTACAACAAGTGGGCGAGTCGCTGAACTCTCGTGATGAAGCGGCTGCGGAAGCATTATTAGTTTAG
- the tesB gene encoding acyl-CoA thioesterase II: MSTELQNLISLIKLEKIEEGIFRGQSEDLGLPQVFGGQVVGQAMYAAKQTTPEDRIITSFHSYFLRPGDSQKPIVYDVEILRDGGSFSTRRISAIQNGKPIFFMTASFQEQEDGFNHQNLMPDVPAPEQLISQDEIIQRFADQLPDAVKKYALRPNPFEFRPIQFYSPFDSAPQEPFRYIWFKAKGELPNTPELHDYLLGYASDYNFLPAALQPHGRGFMERDLQVATIDHSMWFHRPYRIDEWLLYAIESPSASGGRGFVKGQIYNQQGDLVATTVQEGVIRKRKPR, from the coding sequence ATGAGCACAGAATTACAAAACTTAATTAGCCTAATTAAACTCGAAAAAATTGAAGAAGGTATTTTTCGGGGGCAAAGCGAAGATCTTGGTTTGCCGCAAGTTTTTGGTGGGCAAGTTGTTGGACAAGCCATGTATGCAGCGAAACAAACCACACCCGAAGATCGCATCATAACCTCATTTCATAGCTATTTTCTGCGCCCAGGAGACAGCCAAAAACCGATTGTTTACGATGTAGAAATTTTGCGTGATGGTGGCAGCTTTAGTACACGTCGTATTAGCGCCATTCAAAATGGTAAACCGATCTTCTTTATGACCGCCTCATTTCAAGAACAAGAGGACGGGTTTAACCATCAAAATTTAATGCCCGATGTCCCCGCGCCAGAGCAATTGATTTCACAGGATGAAATCATTCAACGCTTCGCAGACCAGCTTCCCGATGCTGTCAAAAAATATGCACTGCGCCCTAATCCTTTCGAGTTTCGCCCGATTCAATTCTATAGCCCGTTTGATAGCGCACCTCAAGAACCATTTCGCTATATTTGGTTTAAAGCGAAAGGAGAGCTTCCCAATACACCAGAGTTACATGACTACTTGCTAGGCTACGCATCGGATTACAATTTCCTTCCCGCTGCATTACAGCCTCATGGCCGCGGCTTTATGGAACGCGATTTACAAGTGGCTACGATTGACCACTCAATGTGGTTCCATCGCCCTTATCGTATTGATGAATGGTTACTGTATGCTATTGAGAGCCCTTCTGCTTCTGGTGGGCGTGGCTTTGTTAAAGGGCAAATTTATAATCAACAAGGGGATTTAGTGGCAACTACGGTACAAGAAGGGGTCATTCGTAAGAGAAAACCTCGATAA
- a CDS encoding YbaY family lipoprotein: MTFYRYMISSLILIFLVGCEGNNANPPEKRVKGKSNRENQQVDIGTISGNILIAKNKGLSENVDITVTMVDNSFVELPALILSQKHYTNLNNQVTLPYQLTYHKNEIRNQAKITVSATLHVDGKLVYITESSTEVINNGMVENIDLLLVPAN; this comes from the coding sequence ATGACATTCTATCGCTACATGATTAGTTCGTTGATACTTATTTTCTTAGTAGGCTGCGAAGGGAACAACGCCAATCCCCCTGAAAAAAGGGTGAAAGGGAAAAGTAATCGCGAAAATCAGCAGGTAGACATTGGTACGATCAGTGGAAATATCCTTATTGCTAAAAATAAAGGATTATCTGAAAACGTGGATATTACGGTTACCATGGTAGATAACTCATTTGTTGAGTTACCAGCGCTGATATTATCTCAAAAGCACTATACTAACTTGAACAATCAAGTGACGCTTCCGTATCAGCTGACATACCACAAAAATGAAATAAGAAACCAAGCTAAAATCACGGTTAGTGCGACGTTACACGTTGATGGAAAGTTAGTCTATATTACAGAATCGTCGACCGAAGTGATCAACAATGGCATGGTTGAAAATATTGATTTACTACTGGTTCCTGCTAACTAG
- a CDS encoding HHA domain-containing protein — protein sequence MTKSDYLMRLRKCTTIETLERVIEKNKYELSDDELELFYSAADHRLAELTMNKLYDKIPASVWKFVR from the coding sequence ATGACCAAATCCGATTATCTGATGCGTTTAAGAAAATGCACCACTATTGAAACACTTGAGCGCGTCATTGAGAAAAATAAGTATGAGTTATCTGATGATGAATTAGAGTTATTTTACTCTGCAGCAGATCATCGTCTTGCCGAACTCACTATGAATAAACTTTACGATAAAATCCCAGCATCTGTTTGGAAGTTTGTTAGATAA
- the tomB gene encoding Hha toxicity modulator TomB, whose product MDEYSPKKHDIAELKYLCNSLNRDAISSLQKTNTHWINDLSSPQSISLNELVEHIAAFVWRFKIKYPKENLVISLVEEYLDETYNLFGSPVITFSEIIDWESMNQNLVAVLDDDLKCLTSKTYNHHLPLISLSHSIF is encoded by the coding sequence ATGGATGAATACTCACCCAAGAAACATGATATAGCCGAATTAAAATATCTGTGTAACAGTTTGAATAGAGACGCAATATCAAGTTTACAAAAAACAAACACCCATTGGATAAATGATCTTAGTTCGCCACAAAGCATCAGTCTCAATGAGCTCGTTGAGCATATTGCAGCTTTTGTCTGGCGATTCAAAATCAAGTATCCAAAAGAAAATCTCGTTATTTCTCTTGTTGAAGAGTATCTTGACGAGACATATAATTTATTTGGCAGCCCAGTAATTACTTTCAGCGAAATCATTGACTGGGAAAGTATGAATCAAAATCTTGTCGCCGTGCTCGATGATGATCTAAAATGCCTGACAAGTAAGACATACAATCACCATTTACCTTTAATTTCACTATCCCATAGTATATTTTAG
- the mltD gene encoding murein transglycosylase D, whose protein sequence is MKIIATLIAIVLLAGCQGTSKVTVKQPKSSANHSIDTVASHNQAASRQVSKVDHDLWGYISGELKMDIPENATIREMANSYSNKQSFIYDVAVRAEPYMYLIVDEINERNLPMELALIPVIESSYNPKATSPAQAAGLWQIVPITARSYGLKQTQWVDERRDVVTSTKAALDLLENLNIMFGHDWELTLAAYNCGEGCVQNAIKKNEAAGLPTDFWSLQLPKETKQYVPKILALSQVLRQPERYQVRLPKSNKNRGLTQVDVGQQITLTQAAELTGLTEESIKTYNSGYTRGVTSPNGPHYIMLPTAKAEQLKVSLTDQDVLNDVRNAVAQNRYAQAAASNIQTAKASSKQAKTFSYKVRKGESIASIAKKFNTTAKNIQQLNGLKTAKANIVPGQTLKISGTTPTSNNRKGGTYKVRKGDTYYSIAKRHGIKLNDLMNWNSGVKMADLKPGVTLNLYL, encoded by the coding sequence ATGAAGATAATCGCGACCCTCATCGCCATTGTTTTGCTTGCGGGCTGTCAAGGCACTTCCAAAGTCACCGTTAAGCAACCAAAATCTTCAGCCAACCACTCAATTGACACTGTTGCATCCCATAACCAAGCAGCAAGTAGACAGGTTTCCAAAGTCGATCATGACCTTTGGGGTTATATTAGTGGTGAACTGAAGATGGATATTCCCGAAAACGCAACAATTCGGGAAATGGCCAATAGTTACTCCAATAAACAAAGTTTTATCTATGATGTAGCAGTAAGAGCAGAGCCTTACATGTACTTAATTGTAGATGAAATCAATGAGCGTAACTTACCAATGGAATTAGCCTTAATTCCTGTCATTGAAAGTTCATATAATCCTAAAGCCACTTCCCCAGCACAAGCGGCGGGTCTTTGGCAAATCGTTCCCATCACGGCACGTTCATATGGGTTAAAACAGACGCAGTGGGTTGATGAGCGACGCGATGTTGTGACATCCACAAAAGCAGCGTTAGATCTCCTTGAAAATCTGAACATTATGTTTGGTCACGATTGGGAGCTCACACTTGCTGCTTATAACTGCGGTGAAGGTTGCGTACAAAACGCGATTAAAAAGAATGAAGCTGCTGGCTTACCAACAGATTTTTGGTCTCTTCAATTACCTAAAGAAACCAAACAATATGTTCCGAAGATCCTTGCGCTTAGCCAAGTGCTAAGACAACCAGAACGCTATCAAGTCAGATTACCAAAAAGCAATAAGAATAGAGGGTTAACGCAAGTTGATGTGGGACAACAAATCACATTGACTCAAGCTGCTGAATTAACAGGTTTAACGGAAGAATCCATTAAAACCTATAATTCGGGTTATACCCGAGGCGTTACGTCACCAAATGGCCCGCATTATATTATGTTGCCAACCGCAAAAGCTGAGCAGCTAAAAGTTTCACTGACGGATCAAGACGTATTAAATGATGTTCGCAACGCGGTAGCACAAAATCGTTATGCGCAAGCCGCAGCCAGTAACATCCAGACAGCAAAAGCGAGCTCAAAGCAAGCTAAAACCTTTAGTTATAAAGTTCGCAAAGGCGAATCTATCGCAAGTATTGCTAAGAAATTCAATACAACTGCAAAGAACATCCAACAGTTAAATGGGTTAAAAACAGCTAAAGCTAACATCGTTCCAGGACAAACATTAAAAATTTCAGGTACGACACCGACCAGCAATAACCGTAAAGGTGGAACCTACAAAGTCAGAAAAGGCGATACTTATTACAGCATTGCTAAACGTCATGGAATTAAACTTAACGACCTGATGAATTGGAACTCAGGTGTTAAAATGGCAGATTTAAAGCCAGGTGTTACATTGAATTTATATCTTTAA
- the gloB gene encoding hydroxyacylglutathione hydrolase: MELIRVPALNDNYIWLLANNQQCIIVDPAESEPVLSILTANQLTPVAILLTHHHNDHTQGVKEIIAQYPKIPVFGPQETLVKGATELVCDGDSVTIGDFNFQVIGLPGHTLGHIGFYQAPYLFCGDTLFSAGCGRIFEGTPAQMYQSIQKIAALPDDTLICCAHEYTQSNLQFAHHIWPENETITNYSEKVRTLRNNQQATVPSTLKTEKNINIFLQCENPELQQKLNINMTNPSLRAVFTLLRQLKDEY, translated from the coding sequence ATGGAGTTAATTCGAGTACCAGCGTTAAATGATAATTACATTTGGCTACTAGCAAACAACCAGCAGTGTATCATCGTTGACCCTGCTGAGTCAGAGCCGGTTCTCTCAATATTAACGGCTAACCAATTGACCCCTGTTGCAATTTTACTCACCCATCATCATAACGACCATACACAGGGTGTGAAAGAAATTATTGCCCAATATCCAAAAATCCCTGTATTTGGCCCCCAAGAAACTTTAGTTAAAGGGGCTACAGAGTTGGTGTGCGATGGAGATTCCGTCACCATTGGTGACTTCAATTTTCAAGTCATCGGTCTCCCTGGTCACACGCTTGGACATATTGGTTTTTACCAAGCTCCTTACCTATTTTGTGGCGATACATTATTTTCAGCCGGTTGTGGGCGGATCTTTGAGGGTACTCCCGCTCAAATGTATCAATCGATTCAAAAAATTGCAGCACTTCCTGATGATACTCTCATCTGCTGTGCGCATGAATATACGCAGTCTAATTTACAATTCGCTCATCATATTTGGCCTGAAAATGAGACAATTACGAATTATTCCGAAAAAGTAAGAACTTTGCGCAATAATCAGCAAGCAACAGTACCTAGCACATTGAAAACTGAGAAAAATATCAACATTTTTTTACAGTGCGAAAACCCTGAATTGCAACAAAAACTGAACATTAATATGACAAATCCATCATTACGAGCAGTTTTTACATTATTACGCCAATTAAAAGATGAATATTGA
- a CDS encoding class I SAM-dependent methyltransferase, producing MKPARIEEKIQMPASWSDIPFGEHYRQALEAQLAPWWQKMFGFHLLKLGHLSTEIHTKECMIPHQFTLGEDPHVFDVAANPEALPFADKTIDACLMPHLLAYSHDPHWILREVDRVLIDDGWLILSGFNPFSLAGMAKLVPILRKQQPYCSRFFPSLRVFDWLGLLNYEVLYHRNCQVLPWVSSEKRVNKRCGGIGVISVIVARKRTYPLTPTPLKFKQPKVKISTALGATKEISKSKQLR from the coding sequence ATGAAACCTGCGCGTATTGAAGAAAAGATTCAAATGCCCGCCAGTTGGTCTGATATTCCTTTTGGTGAACACTATCGCCAAGCCTTGGAAGCCCAGTTAGCGCCTTGGTGGCAAAAAATGTTTGGTTTTCACCTGCTTAAATTAGGTCATTTGAGTACAGAAATCCACACTAAAGAGTGCATGATCCCTCATCAATTCACGCTAGGTGAAGATCCTCACGTATTTGATGTCGCAGCAAATCCCGAAGCTCTGCCTTTTGCGGATAAGACTATTGATGCCTGTTTAATGCCCCATTTACTTGCCTATAGTCATGATCCGCATTGGATCTTGCGGGAAGTTGATCGGGTATTGATCGATGATGGTTGGCTGATTTTATCGGGGTTTAACCCATTTAGCCTAGCAGGAATGGCTAAATTAGTGCCTATTTTGCGTAAGCAGCAGCCTTACTGTAGTCGTTTTTTCCCTTCTCTCCGGGTATTTGATTGGCTAGGGTTGCTCAATTATGAGGTGCTATATCACCGAAACTGCCAAGTGCTTCCTTGGGTTTCATCGGAAAAACGGGTCAATAAACGTTGTGGTGGAATTGGCGTGATCAGCGTGATTGTTGCAAGAAAACGGACATATCCATTAACGCCAACGCCCCTGAAATTTAAGCAGCCTAAGGTGAAAATTTCAACAGCGTTGGGTGCAACGAAAGAAATCAGTAAATCGAAGCAACTTCGTTAA
- the rnhA gene encoding ribonuclease HI → MTKQVDIFTDGSCLGNPGPGGYGIVLRYQQHEKTLSDGFFLTTNNRMELLAAIVALESLTRPCDIILTTDSQYVRQGITQWIHNWKRRQWKKADKSPVVNVDLWKRLDQAITRHTIDWRWVKGHAGHAENEKCDELARAAANAPTKEDTGYQPNQE, encoded by the coding sequence ATGACAAAGCAGGTAGACATTTTCACTGATGGGTCTTGTTTAGGTAACCCAGGACCCGGCGGATACGGTATCGTACTTCGTTATCAGCAACATGAGAAAACACTCAGTGATGGTTTTTTCCTCACCACCAATAATCGCATGGAATTACTCGCGGCAATCGTTGCTTTAGAGTCACTTACCCGACCTTGCGATATTATCCTGACCACCGATAGCCAATATGTACGTCAAGGGATCACTCAATGGATCCATAACTGGAAGCGTCGCCAATGGAAAAAAGCGGATAAATCGCCAGTGGTCAATGTGGATCTTTGGAAGCGTCTCGACCAAGCAATTACGCGCCATACTATCGATTGGCGCTGGGTAAAAGGTCATGCGGGGCATGCGGAGAATGAAAAGTGTGATGAATTAGCTCGCGCCGCGGCCAATGCGCCAACAAAAGAAGATACAGGCTACCAGCCTAATCAAGAATAG